The following proteins are encoded in a genomic region of Paenibacillus sp. FSL H3-0469:
- a CDS encoding glycosyl hydrolase family 65 protein — protein sequence MDWTVSEHSFEPGRITANGNKYMIGNGYMGFRGVLEEFGKEQLAAVTLAGVYDQTGGKWREPVNTPNGLYTVVSANGCKLSVLESEPLAHAQSLDLRAAIHRRETMFGIPGGGRVTLTAERFASMDQLHLLAARWTLHCTADCRIEITTGIDGAVWDINGPHLLEQQSRSAGGVLLSTACTGELGLPVAVAELIALGTAEQPKRVDAVIELDGGTALRHLSIEARAGETYTWYKYAAVYTGLDVKGYPAEGGPDERAVQTLQAAAATGYAGLLEAHRRKWAERWSRSDCVIEGDEEAQFALRYSMYQLLIIAPMKSEKVSIPARGLSGQVYKGAVFWDTEMFMLPFFLHSDPGIARNLMMYRIHTLDGARRKAAEYGYLGAFYAWESQDTGDDACTLFNVNDVFTGRPMRTYFRDKQIHISADVVHGLWRYVTFTGDDSILADGGAEVIWECARFFYSYAYYNPVKRRYELLDVTGPDEYHERVNNNVFTSAMVQETLKIALQTAERLQDKYSAVYNGLAESYADGPFLDEFTAMLAQLYVPQPDPDTLVIEQFDRYLQLEDVSLAELKARVIHPNEYWGGGNGLAATTRILKQADVVLMLHLFKSRFSREVKQANWEFYEPRTEHGSSLSACIYALAAADIGLPDWGYPYFMRTATVDLTGESKQYVGDLYIGGTHPAANGGAWMAAVLGYAGLSFDGETAGLQPALPQGWTAVELPVILRGGSFRLRIGREEITVTAAPGNSEAVSFAGFGGEAVLCPPGAILELASLVQSERSMT from the coding sequence ATGGACTGGACGGTAAGCGAGCATAGCTTTGAACCCGGGCGGATTACGGCGAACGGCAACAAATATATGATCGGCAATGGCTACATGGGCTTCCGGGGAGTGCTGGAGGAGTTCGGGAAGGAGCAGCTTGCAGCGGTTACGCTAGCAGGAGTGTATGACCAGACGGGCGGCAAATGGCGAGAGCCGGTGAACACCCCGAATGGACTGTATACGGTAGTCAGTGCCAACGGCTGCAAACTTAGTGTGCTGGAGTCCGAACCGCTGGCTCATGCACAGAGCCTGGATCTCCGTGCTGCTATTCACCGGCGGGAGACAATGTTCGGCATCCCGGGAGGCGGAAGGGTGACCCTGACCGCAGAGCGGTTCGCCAGCATGGACCAGCTACACCTGCTGGCCGCCAGATGGACTCTGCACTGTACCGCCGATTGCCGGATCGAGATTACGACTGGAATCGATGGCGCGGTGTGGGATATTAACGGCCCCCATCTGCTGGAGCAGCAGAGCCGCTCGGCCGGAGGGGTGCTGCTGTCAACCGCATGCACCGGTGAGCTGGGGCTGCCGGTGGCGGTAGCGGAGCTTATAGCGTTAGGTACGGCTGAACAGCCGAAGCGGGTTGACGCTGTTATCGAGCTGGATGGAGGGACCGCGCTGCGCCATCTTTCTATAGAAGCCAGGGCAGGTGAGACTTATACATGGTACAAATATGCAGCCGTGTACACGGGGCTCGATGTGAAAGGCTATCCTGCCGAAGGCGGGCCGGATGAGCGGGCGGTGCAGACCCTCCAGGCAGCGGCCGCTACAGGATACGCCGGGCTGCTGGAGGCGCACCGGCGCAAGTGGGCGGAGCGATGGTCACGCAGTGATTGTGTCATTGAAGGCGATGAAGAGGCGCAGTTCGCGCTGCGGTACAGTATGTATCAGCTGCTGATCATTGCACCGATGAAGTCGGAGAAGGTCTCGATTCCGGCGCGCGGCCTGTCCGGGCAGGTCTATAAGGGGGCGGTATTCTGGGATACGGAGATGTTCATGCTGCCCTTTTTCCTGCACAGTGATCCTGGGATTGCCCGCAATCTGATGATGTACCGTATCCACACGCTGGATGGTGCGCGGCGGAAGGCAGCGGAGTATGGATATTTAGGCGCTTTTTATGCCTGGGAGAGTCAGGATACGGGGGATGATGCCTGCACCCTGTTCAATGTGAACGATGTATTTACAGGGCGGCCCATGCGGACCTATTTCCGCGATAAGCAGATTCATATCAGTGCAGATGTCGTGCATGGACTTTGGCGATACGTGACCTTCACTGGAGATGACAGCATCCTGGCGGACGGCGGGGCGGAAGTCATCTGGGAATGTGCGCGTTTCTTCTATTCCTATGCTTACTATAATCCTGTGAAGCGGCGTTATGAGCTGCTGGATGTTACCGGACCAGATGAATACCATGAACGTGTGAATAATAACGTATTTACGAGCGCCATGGTTCAAGAGACACTGAAGATTGCCTTGCAGACAGCTGAGCGGTTGCAGGACAAATATTCTGCCGTGTATAACGGTCTTGCTGAATCTTATGCAGACGGGCCGTTCCTGGATGAATTCACTGCAATGCTGGCACAGCTCTATGTTCCGCAGCCGGACCCGGATACACTGGTGATTGAACAATTCGACCGTTATCTGCAACTGGAGGATGTATCTCTGGCTGAGCTGAAGGCACGGGTCATCCACCCGAATGAGTACTGGGGCGGAGGCAATGGGCTGGCTGCAACCACAAGAATCCTGAAGCAGGCCGATGTGGTGCTGATGTTACATCTGTTCAAGAGCCGGTTCAGCAGGGAAGTGAAGCAGGCCAATTGGGAATTCTATGAGCCGCGAACCGAGCATGGCTCCAGCCTCAGTGCGTGTATCTACGCGCTGGCTGCAGCGGATATCGGCTTGCCGGACTGGGGATATCCGTATTTTATGCGCACTGCCACCGTAGATCTTACCGGTGAGTCGAAGCAGTATGTCGGCGATCTCTATATTGGCGGAACGCATCCGGCGGCGAACGGCGGCGCATGGATGGCGGCAGTGCTTGGCTATGCCGGCCTCAGCTTTGACGGAGAGACCGCCGGGCTCCAGCCAGCCCTGCCGCAAGGCTGGACCGCAGTCGAGCTGCCAGTGATTCTGCGCGGAGGCAGCTTCCGGCTGCGGATCGGCCGCGAAGAGATAACGGTTACGGCCGCGCCGGGCAACAGCGAAGCGGTAAGCTTCGCCGGATTCGGCGGGGAGGCGGTGCTGTGCCCGCCCGGTGCAATCCTGGAGTTAGCGTCTTTAGTCCAATCAGAGAGGAGCATGACATGA
- a CDS encoding response regulator, whose product MFNILVVDDEPLICKGLSSLLAASGLDIDHIYTAGSGYEALDCIRMEEIDLLVTDIQMGAMSGIELMQHAKMTRPWMQTIVISAHETFQYAQMAVRLGARDYLIKPLNSEQFLDSVRSVVLKMNRPSPELATYMDGNGDRFRLEEPLPEYSELLNSLLTETAAVLGTEEKRRKLDELSLQGPFFAVIKIRLPLPQDRPEQRYTTRDHGLLRYAALNIAKELLDQEWNSTAFYSPDQEITIIIQWDEQSYEEPSTGQLSRLEVLGRSLHYNINRYLQLRAVIGISQILKGLSFMDVLNRQASKAILWNNEHADHYVFYYGDFNWNNYAADPSPEELHTHSNLIVQKAKEYIDGNYAQKGLTIHEVAKKNHVSPNYLSYLFKKNTGYNLWEYVIKLRMEDSREMILNTDLRRYEIAERVGYESPEHFSKIFKKYFGFSPSELKK is encoded by the coding sequence GTGTTCAATATACTGGTTGTTGATGATGAGCCGCTCATTTGCAAAGGACTAAGCAGCCTGCTGGCTGCTTCCGGGTTGGATATTGACCATATCTATACAGCCGGCAGCGGGTATGAGGCACTGGATTGTATTCGTATGGAGGAGATCGATCTGCTTGTGACCGATATCCAGATGGGGGCTATGAGCGGGATCGAACTGATGCAGCATGCCAAAATGACCAGGCCCTGGATGCAGACGATCGTCATCTCTGCGCATGAGACCTTTCAGTATGCCCAGATGGCCGTCCGGCTGGGGGCGAGAGATTATCTGATCAAGCCCTTGAACAGTGAGCAGTTCCTGGATTCGGTGCGCAGTGTTGTTCTGAAGATGAATAGACCGTCGCCGGAGCTGGCTACATATATGGATGGTAATGGGGACCGCTTCCGCCTGGAGGAGCCGCTTCCCGAGTACAGTGAGCTGCTGAATAGTCTGCTTACGGAGACCGCGGCGGTGCTGGGGACAGAGGAGAAGCGGCGCAAGCTGGATGAGCTTAGTCTGCAGGGACCATTTTTTGCGGTGATCAAAATCAGGCTCCCCCTGCCGCAAGACCGGCCTGAGCAGAGGTACACTACCCGTGATCATGGCCTGCTGCGCTACGCCGCCTTGAATATTGCCAAGGAGCTGTTGGATCAGGAGTGGAATTCCACCGCCTTCTATTCGCCGGACCAGGAAATCACCATAATCATCCAGTGGGATGAGCAGAGCTACGAGGAGCCGTCCACCGGCCAGCTGAGCCGGCTGGAGGTGCTGGGCCGCAGCCTTCATTACAATATTAACCGCTATTTGCAGCTCCGGGCCGTCATCGGCATCAGCCAGATTCTGAAGGGGCTGAGCTTCATGGATGTGCTGAACCGGCAAGCCTCGAAGGCGATCCTCTGGAACAACGAGCATGCCGATCATTATGTGTTCTATTATGGGGATTTCAACTGGAATAACTACGCTGCTGATCCGTCGCCCGAGGAATTGCATACGCACAGCAATCTGATCGTGCAGAAGGCGAAGGAGTACATTGACGGGAATTACGCCCAGAAGGGGCTGACGATTCATGAAGTAGCGAAGAAGAATCATGTCAGTCCCAATTACCTGAGCTATTTGTTCAAGAAGAATACAGGCTATAACCTGTGGGAATATGTCATTAAGCTGCGGATGGAGGACAGCCGGGAGATGATTCTGAACACCGATCTGCGGCGGTATGAGATTGCGGAGCGGGTAGGATACGAGTCGCCGGAGCATTTTAGCAAAATTTTCAAAAAATACTTTGGGTTCAGTCCCAGCGAACTGAAGAAGTAA
- a CDS encoding alpha/beta hydrolase, whose product METLLLWPEGVPGALGTSQEDQPAITPYLVEGKGNAAVLVCPGGGYAMRADHEGGPVAEWLNTLGISAFVLRYRVAPYQYPSALQDAQRALRTIRFRADEFGIDPDRLGILGFSAGGHLASTAGVAYDLGNPDHPEPLERLSSRPDRLILCYPVISMTEGVTHQGSKENLLGAVPDAELSLKLSSEFQVTPDTPPTFLWHTSDDDYVPVENSLLFAAGLSRHKVPFDLHIYAHGVHGLGLAPDELHTKTWTDACASWLQLQGYTRA is encoded by the coding sequence ATGGAAACGTTGTTGCTATGGCCTGAAGGGGTGCCTGGAGCGCTGGGAACCAGTCAAGAGGATCAGCCTGCGATCACACCTTATTTAGTTGAAGGCAAAGGGAATGCCGCTGTTCTGGTCTGTCCGGGAGGCGGGTATGCGATGCGTGCCGACCATGAAGGCGGTCCGGTTGCGGAGTGGCTGAATACACTGGGCATCTCTGCCTTCGTACTGCGTTACCGTGTAGCGCCTTATCAATATCCGAGTGCGCTCCAGGATGCGCAACGGGCGCTGCGTACGATCCGCTTCCGTGCGGACGAATTCGGCATTGACCCGGACCGGCTCGGCATTCTGGGCTTCTCGGCGGGTGGACATCTGGCTTCTACCGCCGGGGTAGCTTATGATCTGGGCAATCCTGATCACCCGGAGCCATTGGAGCGGCTGTCCAGCCGTCCTGACCGCCTGATTCTATGTTACCCGGTTATCTCGATGACCGAGGGGGTGACCCATCAGGGCTCGAAGGAGAATCTGCTGGGAGCTGTTCCCGATGCAGAACTGTCGCTTAAGCTTAGCAGCGAGTTCCAGGTAACCCCGGACACGCCGCCAACGTTCCTCTGGCATACCTCTGATGATGATTACGTCCCGGTAGAGAACAGCCTGCTGTTCGCCGCAGGGCTTAGCCGTCATAAGGTTCCATTCGATCTGCATATCTATGCGCACGGTGTACACGGTCTGGGCTTAGCCCCTGATGAGCTGCACACCAAGACATGGACGGATGCTTGTGCCTCGTGGCTGCAATTGCAAGGGTATACCAGAGCTTGA
- a CDS encoding extracellular solute-binding protein encodes MRKVSSIFACLLVTGTLLSACGGNNNGNKPAANGGEGTPAPAETQAAEESATPSAAPADDITQRKVTIKIHYPTPDLTEVRAQEDDKIKRFQEVYPNVEIVKDDWQYNVSEIGVKMAANEAPTFFNTYATEAKFLIEKGWVADITDLWNNYEFKDQINPVLQNQFIIDGKVYGVTQKGYVTTTMINKKMLDDKSVAVPPMDWTWDDMLNTAKGVADPKKGISGIAPMGKGNEAGWNWTNFLFEAGGEIQKIEGGKVVATFNSEAGIKALDFYKKLRWEAKAVPQDWALGWGDAVGAFQQGRTAMVMAGSDGVIEQALNQGGFKPEDVLTYPMPAAEKGGKHTGVLGGDYLVINPNASKDEQEMAFRYITFDYFSDKGLEALDAIISQRKTDGKYYIPPLLDYYAADSDFGKKTKAVYDKYDIVYQYSPEIMALLDGKPEAQYNTQDYYATMSNVIQELFAKEGTDSKAQLDAAAATVQQKFFDTIKVE; translated from the coding sequence ATGCGTAAAGTTTCCAGCATATTCGCCTGTCTCCTGGTCACGGGGACCTTATTGTCCGCCTGCGGCGGCAATAATAACGGGAACAAGCCGGCGGCCAATGGAGGGGAGGGGACACCTGCACCAGCGGAAACCCAGGCGGCCGAAGAGTCAGCCACTCCGTCTGCAGCACCGGCTGACGATATCACCCAGAGAAAGGTAACAATTAAAATCCACTATCCTACGCCGGACCTGACCGAGGTGAGAGCGCAGGAGGATGACAAAATCAAGCGGTTCCAGGAAGTCTATCCGAATGTGGAGATCGTCAAGGACGACTGGCAGTATAATGTAAGCGAGATCGGGGTGAAGATGGCAGCGAACGAAGCGCCTACCTTCTTCAACACGTATGCCACCGAAGCCAAATTCCTGATTGAGAAGGGCTGGGTTGCCGACATCACCGATCTGTGGAACAACTATGAGTTCAAGGATCAGATCAATCCTGTGCTGCAGAACCAGTTCATCATTGACGGCAAGGTGTATGGGGTTACGCAGAAGGGTTACGTCACTACAACAATGATCAACAAGAAGATGCTCGATGACAAAAGTGTAGCCGTACCTCCAATGGATTGGACCTGGGACGACATGCTGAACACAGCCAAAGGAGTGGCCGATCCCAAGAAAGGTATCTCCGGGATTGCCCCGATGGGCAAAGGCAATGAAGCCGGCTGGAACTGGACCAACTTCCTGTTTGAAGCAGGCGGGGAGATTCAGAAGATTGAAGGCGGCAAGGTAGTGGCAACCTTCAATTCCGAAGCTGGGATCAAAGCGCTGGATTTCTACAAGAAGCTGAGATGGGAAGCCAAAGCGGTTCCCCAGGATTGGGCGCTTGGCTGGGGGGATGCTGTGGGCGCCTTCCAGCAGGGCCGCACAGCGATGGTTATGGCCGGGTCTGACGGTGTCATCGAACAGGCGCTCAACCAGGGCGGGTTCAAGCCTGAGGATGTGCTGACCTATCCGATGCCAGCGGCAGAGAAGGGCGGCAAGCATACCGGCGTACTCGGCGGCGACTATCTGGTCATCAACCCGAATGCCAGCAAGGATGAACAGGAGATGGCCTTCCGTTATATTACCTTCGACTATTTCTCAGATAAAGGACTGGAAGCGCTCGACGCCATTATCAGCCAGCGTAAAACGGACGGCAAATATTATATCCCGCCGCTTCTGGATTACTATGCTGCCGATTCCGACTTCGGCAAGAAGACCAAGGCCGTCTATGACAAGTACGATATTGTATATCAGTATAGTCCCGAAATCATGGCGCTGCTGGACGGCAAGCCCGAAGCCCAGTACAACACTCAGGACTATTATGCAACGATGTCCAACGTGATCCAGGAGCTGTTCGCCAAGGAGGGCACAGACTCGAAGGCCCAGCTTGATGCAGCGGCCGCAACGGTTCAGCAGAAATTCTTCGATACGATTAAGGTGGAGTAG
- the pgmB gene encoding beta-phosphoglucomutase: MLEHMKGAIFDLDGVIVDTAKYHYLAWRSLAGELGFPFTEEDNEQLKGVSRMRSLDILLQIGGLSFGEGEKLAMAEKKNRLYVEYISRLDESELLPGVRAYLNALRARGVAIALGSASKNAEFILDKLSIAGLFDTVVDGNKVSRAKPDPEVFLTACRELGLGPQDCVVFEDAEAGVAAGKAAGMYVVGIGRPELLKAADLVISALHEL; the protein is encoded by the coding sequence ATGCTGGAGCATATGAAGGGCGCTATCTTCGATCTGGATGGCGTGATTGTAGACACGGCGAAATATCACTATCTGGCCTGGCGCTCGCTCGCCGGTGAGCTTGGCTTCCCGTTCACTGAGGAGGACAACGAGCAGCTGAAGGGCGTCAGCCGGATGCGGTCGCTTGATATTCTGCTTCAGATTGGCGGTCTGAGCTTCGGCGAAGGAGAGAAGCTCGCGATGGCGGAGAAGAAGAACCGCCTCTATGTAGAATATATCTCCAGACTGGACGAATCGGAGCTGCTGCCCGGTGTCAGAGCCTATCTGAATGCGCTGAGAGCACGCGGCGTGGCTATCGCCCTTGGCTCTGCGAGTAAGAATGCAGAATTCATACTGGATAAGCTGAGTATCGCGGGGCTGTTCGATACGGTAGTAGACGGCAACAAGGTCTCGCGGGCGAAGCCGGACCCTGAGGTTTTCCTGACCGCCTGCAGGGAGCTGGGGCTGGGGCCGCAGGACTGTGTGGTGTTCGAGGATGCAGAGGCCGGAGTAGCCGCCGGGAAGGCGGCCGGCATGTACGTGGTCGGGATTGGCCGGCCGGAGCTGCTGAAGGCAGCGGATCTGGTGATATCCGCATTGCATGAATTGTAA
- a CDS encoding histidine kinase → MITPILILNSYGNYKAEEILKRHVTNAYVELNKQNLAIINRDIDTVNKITTTVIQNPVLQQLNMSGDDTVLERVERYETIEKLLGSYSQGAERGDGIYYSLYVYDPDNYYFFAPNFPQVKKAGVYFFSKEERPYWFEQVVQQKGRGYLMFAEKLSPQAEDLKTLTYVRAVNNIYRGAGTLGVLVVTKMESKIGESLRSISLPDGEIYLTDMNNRVLASTTNSTGEVIVLPDGSEAGDPEGTEDIITDDFIYVVNNNHAFEQKLVYKVPVKSLLQQQNEMKRVIQYITVAYALFGLIIITYFWRSLMTPLQKLAFFVRKYEPGNRVPETPRRGSNDEVSVLITATYDMARRLNSLIMYKYQMELKQKESQLQLLYQQINPHLLYNTLESIYWKSSLEGNVESAEMIKELSKLMKISLSRGRELITLEEELEHASAYIKLQQHRHDYVFAVIWNIAPGTTRNLIPKITLQPLIENAIIHGVKHMEEDGEIIISSVLEDSRIRITIEDNGYKQVDYKAIEQILHDDSPNPVNGYGIRNIHQRVQLHFGGDCGISYGPRERGGTIVSVILPKSETIE, encoded by the coding sequence ATGATTACGCCTATTCTGATTCTGAACAGCTACGGCAACTACAAGGCAGAGGAGATTTTGAAGCGCCATGTGACCAATGCCTATGTGGAGCTGAACAAGCAGAATCTCGCCATTATTAACAGAGACATCGATACGGTGAACAAAATCACGACCACCGTCATCCAAAATCCGGTCCTGCAGCAGCTCAACATGAGCGGGGATGATACAGTGCTTGAGCGCGTGGAACGTTATGAGACCATCGAGAAGCTGCTCGGCAGCTATTCGCAGGGAGCGGAGCGGGGGGACGGCATCTACTACTCGCTATACGTATATGATCCCGATAACTACTACTTTTTCGCTCCCAATTTCCCGCAGGTGAAGAAGGCGGGGGTTTATTTTTTCTCCAAGGAGGAACGGCCGTACTGGTTCGAACAGGTGGTACAGCAGAAAGGCCGCGGATACCTGATGTTCGCCGAGAAGCTGAGCCCGCAGGCCGAAGATCTGAAGACGCTTACGTATGTCAGGGCCGTCAATAATATCTACCGGGGGGCAGGGACGCTCGGCGTGCTGGTGGTGACCAAGATGGAATCGAAAATCGGTGAATCGCTAAGGTCGATCTCGCTGCCGGACGGGGAAATCTATCTGACGGATATGAACAACCGTGTACTGGCCTCAACCACGAATTCAACCGGAGAGGTGATCGTCCTGCCGGACGGCTCGGAGGCGGGAGATCCGGAGGGAACCGAGGATATTATCACTGATGACTTCATCTACGTGGTGAACAACAATCATGCCTTTGAGCAAAAGCTGGTCTACAAGGTGCCCGTCAAATCCCTGCTCCAGCAGCAGAATGAAATGAAACGCGTTATTCAATACATAACGGTGGCCTACGCGCTGTTCGGATTGATCATCATTACCTACTTCTGGCGTTCGCTGATGACCCCTTTGCAGAAGCTGGCTTTTTTTGTACGCAAGTATGAGCCGGGCAACCGTGTGCCCGAGACTCCCCGCAGAGGAAGCAACGATGAGGTCAGTGTGCTGATTACCGCCACGTATGATATGGCCCGCAGGCTCAACAGCCTGATTATGTACAAATACCAGATGGAGCTGAAGCAGAAGGAATCGCAGCTGCAGCTGCTCTATCAGCAGATCAACCCGCATCTGCTATACAATACCCTGGAGAGTATTTATTGGAAAAGCTCGCTCGAAGGCAACGTGGAATCCGCGGAAATGATCAAGGAATTATCCAAGCTGATGAAGATCAGCTTAAGCCGGGGCCGGGAGCTGATCACGCTCGAAGAAGAGCTTGAACATGCCAGTGCCTACATCAAGCTCCAGCAGCACCGGCATGATTATGTGTTCGCCGTTATCTGGAATATCGCTCCCGGGACCACCAGGAATCTGATTCCCAAGATCACCCTGCAGCCCCTGATCGAGAATGCCATTATCCACGGGGTTAAGCATATGGAGGAGGACGGCGAGATCATCATCAGCTCTGTGCTGGAGGATAGCCGGATTCGGATTACCATTGAGGATAACGGCTATAAGCAGGTCGATTATAAGGCTATCGAACAGATTCTCCATGACGACAGCCCGAACCCGGTGAACGGCTACGGTATCCGCAATATCCATCAGCGTGTGCAGCTGCATTTTGGCGGAGATTGCGGGATCAGCTACGGACCACGCGAGCGCGGAGGCACGATAGTAAGTGTGATCCTTCCGAAGTCAGAGACTATAGAGTAG
- a CDS encoding carbohydrate ABC transporter permease, with product MKSADRGILSEHDLKKTSNRVVYGIMVLFIVLMIFSMLYPILMTMFNGLKSNIEVNSFPPHFFPQEWHFGNLKDALDYIDLAMFLRNTLYIFAGNMVATLIVLGLASFSISRMHVPYRKAFYFFFLMTLFIPATSYMIPNFVNLKELGLLNQYAAFWLPAGANTFFFLLLKNFFDGIHPEILEAARMDGASEPRSFFTIAVPLSIPIFATLAIFIFSTAWNDWFWPSLVMHSEEKYTLATAIYKYVINVKALNTNIKFAILFIVSLPPILVFLVFQKFIMRGVSLSAVKG from the coding sequence ATGAAGAGCGCAGACAGAGGGATTCTCTCGGAGCATGATCTTAAGAAAACCAGCAACAGGGTGGTATACGGAATTATGGTGCTGTTCATTGTCCTGATGATATTCAGCATGCTGTATCCTATCCTCATGACGATGTTCAACGGGTTGAAGTCGAATATCGAGGTCAATTCCTTTCCGCCGCATTTTTTCCCGCAGGAATGGCATTTCGGCAATCTGAAGGATGCGCTGGATTATATCGATCTGGCCATGTTTCTGCGGAACACCCTGTATATTTTTGCAGGAAATATGGTCGCTACCTTAATTGTGCTGGGACTCGCGTCCTTCAGTATCTCACGGATGCATGTGCCTTACCGCAAGGCCTTCTATTTTTTCTTCCTGATGACCCTGTTCATTCCGGCTACGAGCTATATGATTCCGAACTTTGTTAATCTAAAGGAGCTGGGCCTGCTCAATCAATATGCGGCCTTCTGGCTGCCGGCAGGCGCGAACACGTTCTTTTTCCTGCTGCTTAAGAATTTCTTTGACGGGATTCATCCGGAGATTCTGGAAGCGGCGCGGATGGACGGGGCCTCGGAGCCGAGAAGCTTCTTCACCATCGCGGTGCCGCTGTCGATTCCGATTTTTGCAACACTGGCGATCTTCATCTTCTCCACAGCCTGGAATGACTGGTTCTGGCCGTCGCTGGTTATGCACAGTGAGGAGAAGTATACGCTCGCTACCGCCATCTACAAGTACGTTATCAATGTAAAAGCGCTGAATACGAACATCAAATTTGCGATTCTGTTCATTGTCTCTCTGCCGCCGATCCTGGTGTTCCTGGTCTTCCAGAAGTTCATTATGCGCGGGGTTTCATTGTCAGCGGTCAAAGGCTAG
- a CDS encoding sugar ABC transporter permease: MNQSAALHDHLPAELENKPYKQNRWKKNYWGVMFLVPALIIFIMFMWVPIFKGFLYSFYTVDFVKGNTFAGLDNYARALTDPDVLIAVKNTLYYMLLCLVIGFWVPIAFAIAISELRKFGGFVRVAAYLPYVMPAVVLYGLWRWLYDPVGPINAVIGSTGAEQIAFLTDTRWSMISLVFMETWQQFGSGMLIYLAAVLSIPRDWYEAAEIDGAGVWARIRHITLPSLRNLILLMLILQVIATSQGYQSQMALLDGGPNNATLTYALLIVKYAFTRLDYGTATALGMLMFVVLGGLGILQFKLNKEDN, from the coding sequence ATGAATCAGTCTGCTGCGTTACACGATCACCTTCCAGCGGAGCTGGAGAACAAGCCGTACAAGCAGAACCGCTGGAAAAAGAATTATTGGGGCGTGATGTTTCTTGTCCCCGCTTTGATTATCTTCATTATGTTTATGTGGGTGCCTATCTTCAAAGGGTTCCTGTATAGCTTCTACACCGTTGATTTCGTCAAAGGGAATACCTTCGCCGGCCTGGACAATTACGCCAGGGCGCTTACCGACCCCGATGTACTTATTGCTGTCAAAAACACCCTGTACTATATGCTGCTCTGCCTGGTGATCGGCTTCTGGGTTCCGATTGCCTTTGCCATTGCCATCTCCGAGCTGCGGAAATTCGGCGGATTCGTGCGCGTTGCCGCGTATTTGCCATATGTCATGCCTGCTGTAGTCCTATACGGGCTGTGGCGTTGGCTGTATGATCCCGTTGGACCGATCAATGCGGTCATCGGCAGCACCGGAGCGGAGCAGATCGCCTTCCTGACCGATACCCGGTGGTCGATGATCTCGCTGGTCTTCATGGAGACCTGGCAGCAGTTCGGCTCGGGGATGCTGATCTATCTTGCTGCGGTGCTCAGTATTCCCCGGGACTGGTATGAGGCCGCCGAGATTGACGGAGCCGGAGTATGGGCGCGTATCCGCCACATCACCCTGCCTTCACTGCGCAATCTGATCCTCCTGATGCTGATTCTTCAGGTCATCGCCACCTCTCAGGGCTACCAGTCGCAGATGGCCTTGCTGGACGGAGGGCCGAACAATGCTACGCTGACGTATGCGCTGCTTATTGTGAAGTATGCTTTTACCAGACTGGATTATGGTACGGCGACTGCGCTGGGGATGCTGATGTTTGTTGTTCTGGGCGGTTTGGGCATTCTTCAGTTCAAGCTTAACAAGGAGGACAACTAG
- a CDS encoding S-layer homology domain-containing protein has product MKKPSGRQGKKHALHLLLIVSLMAGLIPPGLWQAGQASAAAATEAGAPTDIVSSTEADATTPVVKTAVVNGTASAASDISGHWVEPQMSEWIGGGYIKGFQDGSFRPDQAISVFFRIGCVTEHDSAC; this is encoded by the coding sequence GTGAAAAAGCCCTCAGGAAGACAAGGAAAGAAGCACGCGCTCCATTTGCTATTAATCGTGAGTCTGATGGCGGGGTTGATCCCTCCGGGACTTTGGCAGGCGGGGCAGGCTTCTGCGGCAGCGGCTACAGAAGCAGGTGCGCCTACGGATATAGTTTCATCTACAGAAGCAGATGCAACTACTCCAGTGGTTAAAACTGCGGTTGTTAATGGGACAGCCTCTGCTGCGAGCGATATTAGCGGCCATTGGGTGGAGCCGCAAATGAGCGAATGGATAGGAGGCGGGTATATCAAAGGCTTCCAAGATGGAAGCTTCCGGCCTGATCAGGCTATCTCAGTGTTTTTCCGAATAGGATGCGTTACAGAGCATGATTCTGCTTGTTAA